The window AAGTCATAAAACAAATGCAATAACACATATATTAACATGAATATAGAAACTAAACCTCTGTCGACGTTTTATAACACAATTTTTAGCTAAATGAACTTCACATAACTTCACATAGCGGATACGCTTAAAATATTTTCTCAGTATATTCTATTTCTGCTATAACATTACCAGTAACGTAACTCTTAGCAGTAAGACAAATAATATGGTCGCAAGAAATAAGAACAGAATGATACACCAATAACTGAATAACACCAATATTGGGATCGCCATTTTATCTTGCGAATTATTCTATGTTGTGATTACTAAGTAGtatctttctattattttctcaACAGGCACAAAGTTTTTATGTTGAAGGAGAAATATCATTACCAAGTGAGTTCCAATTTTTCTTCGTACTTCTATGCTCTGAGTGTCAACATCTAGCACGAATCAAGCGCAAAAAGAAAGTTCTTTGTATCAACTGCAAGCTAGAGAGAATGCTGATTCCAAGGTAATAATAGCTCTTACCATTGACACACTTTCAATAATGACATCTGACAGCTAAAACCTTATCATCGCACAAACACAATATTGTAGAtgtgaatttgaagttgaaatcacaGACGAGAgtggaacaataacaacaatggtGTCAGACAAAGTAGCTGAAACAATGCTTTCAATGACAGCAGAGAAAGTATATGAAACTACCATTGCCCAGGTGTATATACTGCCAACTCTAGAATTATTTTGCGTGACTCCAAATTAGTTTAAAGTCTTCACTTAACTCAATCTATAGCAAACTTATTCCCACAGAAACAGTTGTTACCTGTTGAGCATATCAGAGAGCACTTGCTAAACAAGCTGTTCAAAATTCATTTACAAAAAAGACTACTTCGAACACCAGATAGACCACCTGGCACCTTTGCTATCATATCTTACACGCAAAAACAGACTGTGTTCGACTCGGCACAGTCTTCAACATCAACTACTATTGGTGAGGGAAATAAAAGAAAGGTACAATCCATCACTTCTGCAGAAGCAAATCGCACTCCATCGGCACAAGATGGAAACCCAACCAAGAAACCACTCATAGACTCAACAAGTCGTCGGCAAAAATAGTCAAGGTTAGAACTGATACTTCAGAGACCCTATTTTTTTAAGACCTTTTAACTAAGTTACTTTATATGTAAGCACCAAACCAAAAAAGCTGCATCTGCTAAACAACTGCAAAtacaaacagtaatttcatatatAATAAAAGTTTTGTCGAGTAACAACATTGTTTATCCATCCATTCATGCATTTTAATTCTTTGTTAAATTATTTAGCTGGATGACATTTGCAATTCTCAATAGAATTTCTGTTGTCTGCTTTTAGACTACTAATTAATGAACACTTACATTTACTTCTCTCAATTTCTATCCATTACAATGCTTATTTTATGTCAAAAAGTAACCTTATGGATTTTGCTTATACTGTAAAGCCTATAGTTCTCACAGTCCAgcagaattttggaattttttaacAATCCAAAACAAAATTTATGTACATATTCTCAACTACTATTTTACATTTAACTCTCACTTTGTTGTTCATACATGTGCCTCATCAGATTTGAAATGCAACAAAGGTCGCTCCAATGTATTTTGCTAGC is drawn from Nicotiana tabacum cultivar K326 chromosome 22, ASM71507v2, whole genome shotgun sequence and contains these coding sequences:
- the LOC107785157 gene encoding uncharacterized protein LOC107785157 is translated as MNWTKENKHMLIEYTLKSTSESPSTLNVAPFEDQIVLISTIPSQSTAQSFYVEGEISLPSEFQFFFVLLCSECQHLARIKRKKKVLCINCKLERMLIPRCEFEVEITDESGTITTMVSDKVAETMLSMTAEKVYETTIAQKQLLPVEHIREHLLNKLFKIHLQKRLLRTPDRPPGTFAIISYTQKQTVFDSAQSSTSTTIGEGNKRKVQSITSAEANRTPSAQDGNPTKKPLIDSTSRRQK